Proteins co-encoded in one Oncorhynchus kisutch isolate 150728-3 linkage group LG1, Okis_V2, whole genome shotgun sequence genomic window:
- the LOC109889712 gene encoding E3 ubiquitin-protein ligase pellino homolog 1, translated as MFSPDQENISTTPASTKVPVKYGELIVLGYNGSLPNGDRGRRKSRFALCRRPKASGVKPSTVHVACTPQAAKAISNKDQHSISYTLSRAQTVVVEYTHDSNTDMFQIGRSTESPIDFVVTDTVPGSQQSHGGEGQTQTQSIQSTISRFACRIICQRSPPYTARIYAAGFDSSKNIFLGEKAAKWRTQDGQMDGLTTNGVLVMHPRHGFTQDSKPGVWREISVCGKVFTLRETRSAQQRGKMVESESQELVDGSLIDLCGATLLWRTAEGLSRTPTVKHLEALRQELNAGRPQCPVGFNTLAFPSLRRKEILDEKQPWAYLRCGHVHGYHAWGGQGREPEDEVVEVGRERECPMCRTRGPYVPLWLGCEAGFYLDAAPPTHAFSPCGHVCSEKTAAFWSQIPLPHGTHTFHAACPFCVHQLAGESGYLRLIFQGPLD; from the exons GTACAATGGCTCCCTACCCAACGGAGACAGGGGGAGGCGGAAAAGCCGCTTTGCACTGTGCCGGAGACCCAAGGCCAGCGGGGTGAAACCCAGCACAGTACACGTGGCGTGTACACCTCAGGCAGCCAAG GCCATCAGCAACAAGGACCAGCACAGTATCTCCTACACTCTGTCCCGGGCCCAGACGGTGGTGGTGGAGTACACTCATGACAGCAATACAGACATGTTCCAG ATTGGGCGTTCCACAGAGAGCCCCATAGACTTTGTGGTGACAGACACGGTGCCTGGCAGCCAGCAGAGCCACGGGGGGGAGggccagacccagacccagtctATCCAGAGCACCATCTCGCGCTTCGCCTGCCGCATCATCTGCCAGCGGAGCCCGCCGTACACCGCTCGCATCTATGCCGCCGGCTTCGACTCCTCCAAGAACATCTTCCTGGGG GAGAAGGCAGCCAAGTGGAGGACACAGGACGGACAGATGGACGGGCTGACCACTAATGGCGTGCTGGTGATGCACCCTCGCCACGGCTTCACGCAGGACTCCAAGCCGGGCGTGTGGAGAGAGATATCTGTCTGTGGCAAAGTCTTCACCCTCAGAGAGACCCGCTCCGCCCAGCAACGGGGCAAGATG GTGGAGAGCGAGAGCCAGGAACTGGTGGACGGCTCGCTGATCGACCTGTGCGGCGCCACCCTCCTGTGGCGCACGGCCGAGGGCCTCTCGCGCACGCCCACCGTGAAGCACCTGGAGGCCCTGCGGCAGGAGCTGAATGCCGGGCGGCCCCAGTGCCCCGTGGGTTTCAACACCCTGGCCTTCCCCAGCCTCCGCCGCAAGGAGATCCTGGATGAGAAGCAGCCGTGGGCCTACCTCCGATGCGGCCATGTGCACGGCTACCACGCCTGGGGAGGCCAAGGACGGGAGCCCGAGgatgaggtggtggaggtgggccGGGAGAGGGAGTGCCCCATGTGCCGAACCAGAGGGCCGTATGTACCGTTATGGCTGGGGTGTGAGGCGGGCTTTTACCTGGATGCAGCACCGCCCACACACGCCTTTAGTCCGTGCGGTCATGTGTGCTCGGAGAAGACGGCAGCGTTCTGGAGCCAGATCCCGCTGCCACACGGCACGCACACCTTCCACGCCGCTTGTCCATTCTGCGTACATCAACTGGCCGGCGAGAGCGGCTACCTCAGACTCATCTTCCAAGGGCCCCTGGACTAG